A window of Ferrimicrobium sp. genomic DNA:
ACGCTGGCAGAGTTACTAGAGGTTGACCGTCTCCGTATCTTGAGGAGCGATGAGGATGTCCGAGCGGCAGAGCGTGAACAGTGGGATGATGGGAACAACTACCTGGCAGTGGCGCCGGGTGTGGTCATGGGCTATGAGCGAAACGTCGCGACAAATACCATGTTGCGTAGGAGTGGGATTGAGGTGATCACGATCGCAGGGAGCGAGCTTGGAAGGGGGCGTGGCGGTCCGCGTTGCATGGCTTGTCCTGTTGAGCGTGATGCGGTAGAGAGCTAAGGGAGTCCGAAGATGAATTTATATGGTCGTAGCTTGGTCAAGGTCGATGATCTAAAGGCGAACGAGTTTTTCTACCTCGTCAAGTTGGCCACCACCTTGAAGCACGCGAAGCAAAACGGTGTCGAGGTGCCAGAGCTTGTCGGCAAAAAGATCGCGCTGATCTTCGAGAAACCCTCTACTCGAACGCGATCGGCATTCGAAGTCGCTGCCCTTGACCAGGGTGCACATCCTGTCTACATCGGTCCTGGTGAGAGTCATCTCGGAGTCGAAGAGTCGCCAGCGGACACGGGAAAGGTCCTCAGCCGAATGTACGATGGAATCGAGTTTCGAGGGTTCACACAAGAGAGTGTCGAGAGGTTAGATCAGGCGGCTGACGTGCCGGTGTGGAATGGCCTGACTGATAGGTGGCATCCCACGCAGATGCTCGCAGATGTGCTGACCATGACGGAACATACCACCAAAGAGTTCGGGCGCGTTGTGTTGACCTACGTCGGCGATGGGCGCAATAACACTGCACGCTCGTTGCTGGTGACAGGTGCTCTGTTGGGTTTCGAGATCAGGATTGTGAGCCCAAAGGAGCTCACACTTGAGGACACCTCTGTGCTCCTCGCCAAGCAATTGGCCGAGAACTCCGGTGCGCGACTGGTCATGACGGAAAATATCGAGTGGGGACTGCACGGGACTGACTTTCTCTACACCGATGTCTGGTTATCCATGGGTGAGCCTGAGGAGGCATGGAAAGAACGCATTGACCTTCTCCGGGAGTATCAAGTGAACGAAGCCATGATACGCGCGACCCATAACCCAGAGGTCAAGTTTATGCATTGTCTTCCTTCGTTGCATGACCAGCATTCGGCGACAGGCGCCCGCCTGTCCAAGCTTGTGGGCACCGATGGGGTGGAGGTGACCGACGAGGTCTTCTCCTCTCAGGCTTCCATCGTCTTTGATCAGGCTGAGAATCGGCTCCACACCATCAAGGCGTTGATGCTGGCTTCGCTGCGTGGTCATTGATGCGGCTGGTGGTAGCGCTAGGAGGCAACGCGTTGCTTCGGCGCGGCGAGCGACCTGATGCGACCACCCAGTCGCATCACGTTGAGGAGGCTGCTGTCTCGCTCGGAAGATTGCGCGTCGGCAACCAGCTCGTCATTACCCACGGCAACGGCCCGCAGGTGGGGTTATTGGCGCTTGAGAGTCAGGAGGATTCCTCGCTCAGCTCTCCCTACCCACTCGACGTTCTTGGTGCACAGACCCAGGGGATGATCGGCTATTGGATTAGTAACGACCTTGACAGCACCGCTGGAGCCTCGGGTACCTGTACCTTGATCACTAGGGTGGTGATCGATCCGAACGATGCGGCCTTCACCGACCCCACCAAGTTTGTGGGTAGGACCTATGACGCTGAAGAGGCGAGAAGACTGGCCTCAGAATTTGGGTGGGAGGTCAAACGTGACGGTGATGCTTGGCGGCGGGTGGTTCCCTCTCCCTATCCGCTGCGCATCGTCGAGCTGCCGGTGATCGAGGGCTTGCTATCGATGGGCCTCACCGTCATCTGCGCCGGTGGGGGCGGGATCCCTGTCATGGAGGGACCCCAGGGAGGATTGCTTGGAGTTGAGGCGGTCATCGACAAGGATCTCACCAGTGCAAAGTTGGCCATCGCGTTGGAGGCGGATGTGTTGATGATCCTTACCGACGTCAATGCGATTTATCGTGACTATGGAACGGAACATGCCACAGCCTATCGAAGGCTATCACTTACCCAGCTTGCGGGGTTGGACTTCGCGGCTGGATCGATGGGCCCAAAAGTCCGTGCCGCCGAGGAGTTTGTGCGACACACTGGCCGTAGGGCCGTCGTCGGCGCGCTTGAGGATGCTGATACGCTTCTCGCTGGTGAGAAGGGAACCATGATCATCTCAGGCTGAGGGTGCCTCCTCACCAAGGCCCTAAGTCCCGCCCTTGCTGTGTCCAAGGCCACTGGGTATTGCCCCGTTCGATCCCTAAAACGAGTAGGTGAAGCCCGGGTGGGCCAGGGAGTGGAAGGAGTGATCATGACCAAGTTCATGCATCATCAGACAACGACACCAACCAAGACGGTCGATGTCACCAATATCGAGGAGCCACGAGCGGCTCGTTGGCTCTTTGCCAGCAAGGCCGCCTCATGGATCTGGCTGATCGTACGGCTCTGGTTGGGCTATGAGTGGATTAACGCAGGTGCCTCCAAGCTCTGGGGAGCAGAGTCGGCGGCGTTCTGGAGGAGTGGCCTTGGTGTCAAGGGCTTTACCCTTGGTGCTATCGCTGAGTCCAAGGGACCCCATGCACAGGTCTCCTATGGCTGGTGGGTCGCGATACTGCGTCATGGGGTGCTCCCACACTATCTGTTGGTAGCACGCGTCGATGCGATCGCAGAGTTGGTGATCGGGATCGCCTTGGTTCTTGGTGCCTTTAGTGCAATCGCTGCCTTCTTTGGCCTTGCATTGAACTTCACCTATGTCTTTTCCGGTGCTGTCTCAACGAACCCCGTCTTTATCATCCTTGGCATCGGCATCGTACTGGCCTGGAGGAACGCTGGGTGGCTAGGACTTGACCGTTACCTGCTTCCACGGATGGGAACCCCATGGCAGCACCAACGTGCTCTCCCAACTCAAGACCCAATCAGTCGAGACTCAACCAACTGAAGACCCACAAACCGTAATCCACATCCCCAAGGCACACACCAACTCCCCCTCATCTACGAGGGGGAGTTGGTGTATAGCGTTCTAAGAGGGACCGCAGATGGGCAATGATTGGGGGAAGCGTTTGGTGCCAGTCTCCGATGATGGTGAGATCCACTCCTGGGTCGCCCAGAGGAGGTGACTGTGTCAGGTTCACCGTTGTCCCGGCCTCGCTCACGCCAGTCAGATGGTTGTGGCTCCCACGCGTTCCCACCCCGATGTAGAGCCGTGGCGAGATGGAGCGTCCAGTGATGCCTATCTGGCGTGATCGTGGCAGCACTCCGCGGTCGGCAATCTTTCTTGTACAGCCTAACTCTGCGTTAACGGTGGCTGCCAGTTGGTAAATGTCGGCGAGTTCGTCGTTCGCGACGCCGGCACCAACGGCCAAGACGAGCGGTGCATTCGCGAATTGAGCGACGTCCTGGGTTTCGGGGGAACCAGTGAGGGAGACGCGGCCTCGTTCGGGGACGGTGAGTGCGGATCGCGTGGGTTCGGTGTGAACAAGCCGGTCGACGGGGGATACTCCCCGAGGGCGCAACAGCGCGATGCCTATCGTAGTGGTCGTTGAGACCTCGGCGACGGAGGCCACCGACCCAACAGACTTCCAGCCGGTGATGGTGGGAGGTTCGGTGATGGTCAATTGGTCCAGATCGGTGAGGACGCCGGCATTAAGGGTCGCACCAAGGCGGCCACCGAGTTCTCGGCCATAGGAGGTCGCCGGTGCCACCACCAGTTGCTGTGGGTGATTTTGCAGCCACGCAGCGATGACTGGTGCGAGATCGTCCTCC
This region includes:
- the argF gene encoding ornithine carbamoyltransferase, with amino-acid sequence MNLYGRSLVKVDDLKANEFFYLVKLATTLKHAKQNGVEVPELVGKKIALIFEKPSTRTRSAFEVAALDQGAHPVYIGPGESHLGVEESPADTGKVLSRMYDGIEFRGFTQESVERLDQAADVPVWNGLTDRWHPTQMLADVLTMTEHTTKEFGRVVLTYVGDGRNNTARSLLVTGALLGFEIRIVSPKELTLEDTSVLLAKQLAENSGARLVMTENIEWGLHGTDFLYTDVWLSMGEPEEAWKERIDLLREYQVNEAMIRATHNPEVKFMHCLPSLHDQHSATGARLSKLVGTDGVEVTDEVFSSQASIVFDQAENRLHTIKALMLASLRGH
- the arcC gene encoding carbamate kinase, whose amino-acid sequence is MRLVVALGGNALLRRGERPDATTQSHHVEEAAVSLGRLRVGNQLVITHGNGPQVGLLALESQEDSSLSSPYPLDVLGAQTQGMIGYWISNDLDSTAGASGTCTLITRVVIDPNDAAFTDPTKFVGRTYDAEEARRLASEFGWEVKRDGDAWRRVVPSPYPLRIVELPVIEGLLSMGLTVICAGGGGIPVMEGPQGGLLGVEAVIDKDLTSAKLAIALEADVLMILTDVNAIYRDYGTEHATAYRRLSLTQLAGLDFAAGSMGPKVRAAEEFVRHTGRRAVVGALEDADTLLAGEKGTMIISG
- a CDS encoding DoxX family protein, which codes for MTKFMHHQTTTPTKTVDVTNIEEPRAARWLFASKAASWIWLIVRLWLGYEWINAGASKLWGAESAAFWRSGLGVKGFTLGAIAESKGPHAQVSYGWWVAILRHGVLPHYLLVARVDAIAELVIGIALVLGAFSAIAAFFGLALNFTYVFSGAVSTNPVFIILGIGIVLAWRNAGWLGLDRYLLPRMGTPWQHQRALPTQDPISRDSTN